The DNA segment CACATTGCAAATTTGTGGAGGTTAATTCCTTTTCACTGCGtctcttatttttaaaaatgcaaaatgcaatctGCATAATGGGCGATTTGGCTCTTTGTATTaagcaatgcataaatacatgatgctgtttccgaaattatatttgatatttatatgaGTTCATTTATATGTAATGCAGGTTTTTTATGGACATTTATTTCCTTGCGTTGACTATTTTAATGTGCTGTGTTATTTTGCTCATTGTGCCCTCCTGTGGCCTTGGGAGACAAGAAAAAAGTTTCCTTATGAACCATTTAATCTGCAtagaaaacattagaaattagatgtttaattttaattgtgtttgactgttaaaacaaaaatatttgttgtttgtctCAATAATTtgggttaattaaaaaaatcagtggttaaatgtacacatttttttatatttctctttggtttacaaaaggtcataaaaaaatgtcaaatatcgaTACCGAACGTTACGGAAACATTATAccgttgatatttttttttttagctatatcgcccagccctaggttCAAGtgatttattaagtttaaatatggatatatttcttacaaaaacacatcgattcactaaAGAAGGTCTTTGTTGACCCCCTCCGCATAGTTGCCAACTCTcgcgagacaaataagcaaccgcagcttcaaaaacaagcccaatattttttgataatttatcatcaaaattatttattatcaattatttatttccaatagCTGAGCCTCcaacacattaaactgaaattaaccctctatctgaaaagcaaaaacataagttattttgcaaaatcagcaaactgcaacaaagcaggaacaaaactcatctccaatcacctgtgagcagagtaggattggagagatggaaaaggccaaatataaaatataaaaaaacaaatatactcttagtattagtaggctataggcctactatatactataggcatacttgttttttattacaatgataacaaaacattgatacaaaacattgtaaaaaaaaaaaaaaaattattaattaggCTGCCTTATAAAGGAAAGATAGTCATCCCACTCCTCTGCATCTACTACTATCATTGCTTGTATTACAGCGTCACGCACATTctttttgaatgttatttttttatccaaatcCTCATTGAAGAAAAATCACGTTAAAAAAATGCGTCTGAGAAGGGGGCAGAATATTTGGCAAATTATGCTTCAGCGCttatatttttgcactgattggctattaactgtgagcagacagagtgtcaatcaatgcattggcgaatacagtgaacataaatgaaaagaaacgaagttgcttgtcaggttttcctaacaagcaaccatattttataaaataagcccaaaaaaaTGCAACCCGCGACCCAGGATTTTTTcacgcaactttacaaaaaaagaagcccaaagtTGCGTATAATACACAGACTTGGCAACTATGCCCCTCCGGAGCcgtgtgaaacttttttttttttttttttttaatggatgcgCTTTTTATTAAACTTCTCTTGGACTGATGCagtgcaacacccgctgagtggcatcaGACAGCTTGAAAcatcaaagacaatttttcaaataatgccgactggattcgtctgaaagaagaaagtctatTACACCTAGGATGGAAttcagggtgagtaatttatggcctaattttcatttttgggtggactaggCTGTTGATGTTTTACgtttaaatgtttgtctttttctttttttgccttaGACCTGACAGCAATTAAAGAGGAGAATGAAGTGctgaatgaaatggaagagaaagaTCAGCATGAAAACCATGAATTCACAACTGAAGAAAAATCTTTCAATTGCTCACAGATTAAGAAGACTTCCTCCAGAAAAAGAGTTAAAAAAGCGATAGGAGCTAGAAGTTGTTTTACCTGCTTTCAGTGTGGAAAGcttttcactcaaaaaggaagccttaacaggcacatgagaattcacactggagagaaactctacactcagtgtggaaaaagttttgaTCAACATAGAAATTTTGAAGTCCACATGAAAGTTCATACAGGAGAAAGGCCttttacctgccaacagtgtggaaaacaaTTCAACCAAAAAGTAAACCTTGAATCCCACATGAGAGTACACACTGGAGAAAGGCCTTTCACTTGCCAGCAGTGTGGAAAacgtttcactcaaaaaggaagccttaacaggcacatgagaatACACACCGGAGAAAAGCCTTACTCGTGCCCTCAGTGTGGAGTAAGTTTCACACAAAAAGCGGTTCTCAATAGGCACATAAGAAATCATACTAGGgaaaagccttacacatgccTTCAGTGCGGAAAGTGTTTTGATCAAAATGAAAGCTTGAAGCACACATGAGATGTCACACTGGAGAAagacctttcacctgccaacagtgtggaaaacaccttcaatcaaaaaacaaaccttACCAGGCaatatgagaattcacactggagagaagccttacacatgccttCAGTGTGGAAGGAGCTTTCATCAACATGTAAACCTTAAAgtacacatgagaattcacaatcGTGAAAAACTTTATTCATGCCTGCAGTGCGGAAACAGTTTTGCTCAAGAGGGAAACCTTAACGTCCCACATGAAATTCATACAGAAGAAAACCCTTTTTACctgtcaacagtgtggaaaagTTTCAACCGAAAAGGAAACCTAAAgtaccacatgagaattcacactggagaaaaccctTCCACCAGCCAACAGTGTGGAGTAAGTTTCACACAAAAAGGGATTCTCAGTATggacatgaaaattcacactggagagaagccttacacatgccctcagtgtggaaagggttttCATCAACATAGAAACCTTAAACTCCACATGAAAGTTCATTCAGGAGAAAGGCCttttacctgccaacagtgtggaaaacacTTCAATCAAAAAGTAAACCTTAAATATCACATGAGAGTACACACTGGAGAAAACCATTTCACCTGCCATCAGTGTGGAGTAAGTTTCACACAAAAAGCGGTTCTCAATAGGCACATGAGAAATCATACTAGagaaaagccttacacatgccttcagtgtggaaagagttttgatcAAAGTGAAAAGCTTGAAgtacacatgagaattcacactggagaaagacCTTTCACCTGCGGAAAGTGTGGAAAACACTTCAGCAAAAAACAAACCTACCAGacatatgagaattcacactggagagaagtcctacacatgccaacagtgtggaaagagctttttATCAACATGTAAACCTATAAAGTACACATGAAAAATTCACAATCGTGAAAAACCTTATTCATGCCggcagtgtgggaagagttttgctCAACAGGGAAACCTTAACGTCCACATGAAAATACATACAGAAGAAAACCCTTTCAActgtcaacagtgtggaaaaagtttcaaccgaaaaggaaaccttaagtaccacatgagaattcacactggagaaaagccttactcatgccctcagtgtggagtAAGTTTCATCACACAAAAGCGGTTCTCAATAGGCACATGAGAAATCATACTAGGAAAAAGCCTTACACATGCCTTCAGTGCGGAAagtgtttttgatcaaaatgaaAAAGCTTGAAgaacacatgagaattcacactggagaaaaccctTCCACCAGCCCACAGTGTGGAGTAACGTTTTACTCAAAATGGGTATTCTCAATAGGCACATGAAAATTAAGACTGTGGAGAAGCCTTACatatgccctcagtgtggaaagggttttCATCAACATAGAAACCGTGAAGTCCATATGAAAATTCATTCAGGAGAAAGCCATTTtatctgccaacagtgtggaaaaagattCAAACGAAAAGGAAACCTTAAggaccacatgagaattcacactagAGAAAGCCCTTTCACTTGCcttcagtgtggaaaaagtttcaatcAAAAAGCACACTTTAACAGTCACACGAGAgcccacactggagagaagccttacacatgccctcagtgtggaaggagttttCATCATCAAGGAAACTTTAAAGTCCATGTGAAAATTCACACAGGTGAAAGCCCTTTAATACCTGCcatcaatgtggaaaaagtttttaaaCCGAAAGGAAACCTTAATGACCACATGAAGTTACACACTGGAGAAAGTCCTTTCAACAATGCCCCTcatgtgtggaaagagtttcactcaaaaaggaagccTAAAACGGCACATAGAGCTCACACTGGAGGGGAAGTCATAACACATGCCCtaagtgtggaaagtgtttcattcagcatggaaaccttaaagtccatgTGAGAGCTCATACCGGAGAGAGCCCATTCAACTGTCAATAGTGTGGAAAAGTTTTAACCGAAAAGGAAATCTTATAACCACacaagaatttaaaaatgaagaGAAGCCTTTTACCTGCCAACAGTGCATCTCctagtgtatatgacttttttttttctttctgatgaaTTCCATtcagagttttattaaaaattgttctgGCTATTTCAATCtctgtcattgcagtcagcggttgttgcagttgaacagtccacaaggtCGTCCTTAAGCTCAATCATTGAGAATACACTTAAGAAAATATCATTAAAGACGGAGctagtgaatcttttttttttggttccggCGGATTAATAAAGGCCTTCCAAAGCGAAGCGATCCGTTGGTGTAAGAAAACAACCATATTCACAACTTAAACCTGGATCTCTAACTTCCGCTAAATGTCGTATGcatgttcacgagagagtggtgtCCAGTGGATAACGTAGGAGTAGGCAAACGTGGTGATGAATGTggaagcacagaggagagagcaaaacaaaacaaaacaccagtccACGAATTAAGTAAGTAACAAAACAAGGATTATATAGTAAATGTTGGAGGATTCAATATAACCAGTGGACACtgggttttcctttgctgtacgCTACACACCTACGTCACACACTCATCCGCTGGACAGCACTCTTTCATGAACTTTAGCTAAATTAGAGATGAAGGTTTAAATAAGGTGTGAATTTGATATTTTCATACACAAACGCTTCACTGTGGATTTTTGCGATCACTGTATAACTCCCCAATTTTCGTAAACTCGCAAATTTTCCACAGAATTTGGGGCTTAGATGGTCCCATGACGCATCGCAATGATTCAGTCAAggaaaggttgtttctcagttttAAAAATGGAATGAACGGCCTTGCATTCATCAAGGACCGCATGGCCAAGAGCTAACGGAAGGAAACGGATCATTTACGTGAGAATTCATAAATGGTGAAAGGTATTTCATAGCCTTCAGAGGAATAGTTTCATACATCAAAGAGACCTGAAATATTGAGGATAACTAACTGCGGGCAGAAGGTTTACAAAAAGGAACTTCTGTAATCAGCCCCAACATTCATGCTGGAGGTAATTTGTGTAAATGTGAGACCCTATTTTGTGTTCTTTATGATGTCATTActcatatacactcacctaaaggattattaggaacaccatactaatactgtgtttgaccccttTCACCAGAACTGCCTTGATTCTacggcattgattcaacaaggtgctgaaagcattctttagaaatgttggcccatattgataggatagcatcttgcagttgatggagattttgtgggatgcacatccaggggcACTTAAGTCTCgctccaccacatcccaaagatgctctgtattgggttgagatctggtgactgtgggggcttattttagtacagtgaactcattgtcatgttcaagaaaccaatttgaaatgattcgagctttagGACAtggcattatcctgctggaagtagccatcagaggatgtgtacatggtggtcataaagggatggacatggtcagaacaatgctcaggtaggctcctacatttaaacgatgcccaattggcactaaggggcctaaagtgtgccaagaaaatccCCCACACCatttacaccaccaccaccagcctgcacagtggtaacaaggcatgatggatccatgttctcattctgttttacGCCTAAATTGACTctctctaccatctgaatgtctcaacagaaatctaGACTCATcacagaccaggcaacattttccaGTCTCAACTGCCCAATTTTGgtgtgagcttgtgcaaattgtagcctcttttttccatttgtagtggagatgagtggtacccagTGGGGGTCTTCTGccgttgtagcccatccgcctcaagttGCCAGCGcggttgtggcttcacaaatgctttgttgCATACCTCGGGTTGTAACGAAGTGCTATTTCAGCCGTGCTGCTCTtcatcagcttgaatcagtcggcccattctcctctgaatttagcatcaacaaggcattttcaccaTTGCGGACTGCCTTGATAC comes from the Cyprinus carpio isolate SPL01 chromosome B4, ASM1834038v1, whole genome shotgun sequence genome and includes:
- the LOC109045985 gene encoding gastrula zinc finger protein XlCGF49.1-like; protein product: MAFIKEETVDIRIEEVFCLKQEDFEELTDLTAIKEENEVLNEMEEKDQHENHEFTTEEKSFNCSQIKKTSSRKRVKKAIGARSCFTCFQCGKLFTQKGSLNRHMRIHTGEKLYTQCGKSFDQHRNFEVHMKVHTGERPFTCQQCGKQFNQKVNLESHMRVHTGERPFTCQQCGKRFTQKGSLNRHMRIHTGEKPYSCPQCGVSFTQKAVLNRHIRNHTREKPYTCLQCGKCFDQNESLKHT